The Acropora muricata isolate sample 2 chromosome 4, ASM3666990v1, whole genome shotgun sequence genome contains the following window.
CGTCCACGCTTACTTTATTACTAGTTTGTTTACGTTGGACACTTTTCGACGATTactaaaattgaacgtgatctAATCACTTTCATTTTACAAAGGACGCATATAGTGTCCTTTTGGGCCTTATAACATCATTTACCATCTGGTTTTAGTTCTTTTCTGGTTATGGTTCTGTGTTTGACGGCAAATCTTATTTTGTTGATGTTATGAACAACCCTAAGCTTTTTGTTGATTGTCTTATCGCAAGCGACCTTCTCTCGTTCTTTAGTATCTTTTGGTAACTGTTTTTGGCTACaaggaggacacttcatggCTGTTATTTATCGATTCAcgtaaaattgaaaattagtcGAAGTGTTAGGGAACACGTCCTGACGCTTATTGAAGTCGCTGTGCCTCTCACTGTGCGCATTTCTGCACCTATTTAACTTCTCTTAACGAAGACGCTTGTTAACTGACCTTCATCACACTCTTTGTGGCAATCACAGCATGGCATACAACCTCCCACACATGACTGAATATGATGACAGACTTGGCATCCTGTAAACGAAGTAAGTTTTAGTTGTGCGAAACATGCATATTAGTCCACTGAAGGGAAGCAAGGTTGGCACCGTTAGTCTACCACAAGTAATAGAGATTTCTTATTTCTGCTAAAACCAACTTTTGATTGAATTTAAGTTTATTTTCAGTAAGCTCAGTACTTGTACTCGGCTAAATAACTGTTGTTTCGTTATTTCTTGAAGAGTTCATCTGCTGAATAGTATTTGACAACAAGTGCTTTACGTACCGcatcttcttttcttttctttaatttgattgatTCGTGTTATGCTCTCAGGTCTAAAAAGATTGATATCATCACAATGTGAATTGACGCCTTTTGTATCGATAAACGAAAGCAACAAGAATCGTAGGGTTaaaatttacacatttttctaCCCTTTCTTTTTAAATGTCTTTTGTATGGTCTGCTTTCCTAGCAAACTCAAGGGAAACCACTGCTTGTTTTGTCATTTCCTTTCAAAGCTGCTAAGGTTGCTCTGCTCTCTTATGACTTGCCTTTTTTATATGTAATTCTGTACAATAATTCTAGGCAACCTGTTGTGCGCAAGTTTGTGCCGGTCATCagcttcttttgttgttgttgttcaaaaCAATTGCCTCCGTGTGGATGTAAATTATTACCTAGTCGAAGACGGCCATACTGGTATATTTTCCTTCCAGCACGGACTGATCTCGGATAATTCTTATGAAACAGTCTCCCACACAGTTCTTTGTGGTCAAAAATTTATAGTGTAGGTGTTGATATATTCAATTGTTTTAAACACTCAAAAGTGTAGTGTGCAGCTTGTAAAATAAGCGGTGCTTTAGGTCCATACTCCCTTACAGGACATCTATATTTTTGCCCTTAGCTTaaaagttaatttttatttaacaaGATACACTTAGCTCTGTTTTCTAGCTCTTAAAAGACTTAAATCGTTGTATTTTTGTCCACCAAAGTTTCTTTGTTATTTGAAATATTGTAAGCATGAGTTAAAACTCTCACCTTGACACGCCTCCGGTGGCACTCGCCTTGCTCGACACCTTCCTATCGGCCTGAATTCCTTTTTCTCTGAAATAAGCATATTTTTTCTCTACCTTGTCAATCTTCAATGAGCTCTTTCGCTTTCCTTGTAGAATTCCTTCCGATAGTACTATAAAGCCAGCATACAGTAACACCATACAATATACCACATGTGCGAAGGCAGCGGATTTCATTTCTATTTAAACAAATTCCATGTTCTTCTCAACTGAGATTCATTGGAAAATATCCGTCTGAATATCTCCACTATATCGATCGTTTTCTTGGTGATCCGTTGCTATCCTTGCACATTACAAATCTTACATCACAGCTTCATTCaatatttgcttccttttttcaagtcaccgcttcaaaaaacaggtTACACAAATTTCACTTCAGCAAATGTCATTGGGTTATTCTAGTTTCATGGCATATGGTTTTCAGGTACCAGCAGGCGGTTTGTCAAGGCAATTACTGttgtagtttctttttgtttttgaatgACTCTTTCGATACGCAACGAATGGACCAATAAGTTATGATTAACCCAAATTGAtcgattttttttaaccagaaatACAATAAGTGAAAAACTATGTATTATCGACCGTCATTATTAGCTAGTAATTGTCGTATTCTGTAAGCTGTTTGTCATTTGTAGTTCTCCTCAAGTAGTGATAATTAGTCTGGTTCACTGGGAAATTGATACCCCAAAGGACTGGCATGAGTGGTGTAGTTCAAAATGTAAGACAATAGATACTTTCACGTTTTTCCCCTCACCCTTCAGAAACACGAATATACATATGGCATCAGCGGTATATTCAGCGGAATGATTATGGTTTGCTTTGTACAGCTTGATTTTCGTTATGACGAGGAATGGTGTAGGTACGACAAAATACAGCGAGGATTTAAGGGAATCTTAGCCAAGAGATACTGTTGTGCAAAAGCTGTTGGAATGCATTTATTTTATAATTCTCAATTGATTACAACGTTTTGATGGTCTATGTTGTTTTATAATTACTCTTAGCAAAGTGACGAAAGTGTGATTTTTAGATCATGTGTGCGAAAACCAAGGATTGGGCAAAACCTCAATGATGTCTTGGCCGCCACTGTAGTTGAGAATTCTTTCGCAGTTGTTGCAACACTTTGTGTAATCTAAGTTTGTTAGTCCCTTTGGATTGGTTGTGCTGCCTTTTGAGTCCTTGCGGGTGCTTTGGGCGACGAACATCCTGTTCCTCGGTGAAAACGATTGGACCCTGCGTTGTTTGACCTCCAACTGTAGGGCTTGTTGTTCCTTGAGGGAGCGTTACACCATCAGTTGGTATGGGCGACTGCGAAGGTGATGTTTGAAGAGGAGCCCTTGAAGTCTGGCTCGCTGAAGATGAGCCTCCTGTAGCTTGGGTAGTAGGGGGCGGTGTTGGCCCTGTCTTGTACGTTGCTGTGATGGGTTCGGTGCTTGGTGCCTGAGTAGATGTTCCGGTTGTTTTCTGAGTAGACTGACTTCCATGAGTAGGGCTTGTTGCTTCCTTAGGGGAAGTAGTTCCAACGGTGGATGGTCTCGTAGTTCCACCATATGTAGAGGACAGTGTTGATGCTGTTTGAGGTGCACCAGTAGTGCTCATCGTCCCATGCGGTGCAGATGTGGGTTTATTCTCAACTGCAGGACTTGCAGGTCTTTGGGGCAAAGTTGTTCCAACGCTGGGTGTAAGTGCTGTTGTAGGCGATGTCGGAGGCTGTGTAGGGGTTGTTTGAGATGCAGCTTCAGTTCCTTGGGTAGCCGTACTTTCTCTGCTAGGGCGTGTTGTGGCTTGGGTTGCAGATGTCAGGGATTGTTGCATTGTTGTTTGCTGAGTCGATGGTGCCTGTGAAGTGAGTGGATTCTGAGATGCAGGGGTTGTTGCCTTGGGAGATGAAGGTGCGCCACTGGTGGGCTGTTGAGGCGTTCTAGCTGATGTGGGAGGAATACTGGATTCTGTTGGAGGGCTGGTTTGTGCTGTCTTTGTTGTTTGACCTGTACTCGTTTTCATCGTCGTGGCGCTTGCTATGGTGGTTGATGCTTGTGTAGTAGCTTTTGCTTCCTGCGTGGGCTGGGTTCCTTCTGAAGGACCAGTGGCTTGACCGTTAGTTGTGACTGCGGTTGAAGTTGGAGTTGTTTGAGCTTGTGTTGTAACTGGCTGTGAAGTGGGTGCTGAGGTAGGTGCTGAAGTGGGTGCCGTAGCTTGAGTGCTGGATTCTGTTTCTCCAGAAGGACTTGAGGTTGGAGGTGCTTGTGTTGGCCCTGGAGGTTTTGATTCAGGCGTTCCACCTCCATCTTCTTCTCCACCACAACCTTCAATGTAACAAATTGTGCTTTCTTATTGTTCCCGATCATTCACGTCACGGAGGCTTACGAAATGCTAATCTTCAATTCCCTAACATTAGGTTTCTTAAAATTACCAAGAAACAGACAACGGTCCTAACATTAAACCCGTCTAGTCTCATCGATGTGCCAGTCGTATAAGGTCACAAGAGCAAACGTGGGGCCCACATAAGACAGGATATTGTAAAACGTGTAAAAGACACGATTTCTCCACGTTTAAGTTTGCGAGTTGCATGCGCTCATTTACTTATTTCCTTTACTTTAGAGGGACGCGTCTGGCGCGTATGAAATTAGGGCCGGGTCAAATGgacaatttacaatttaatGGTTAATATGACCAAATTTCacacaaagacaaaatattTGGACTTAACTTACTACACCAGTGTCCGCAGGCACAATGGTTCCATGGAAATTTGGGATAGTTTTGATTCCAGGCTAGAGTTCCGCATCCATGTCCACAGTAGAAGCCGTCTTTCCATCCATACTCTGGCCACAAAGTATGATCAGTTATTGGCCACCATCGATTGTGATATGACGAAGTAACATGGGGATATTCATAGCTGAACGGCATACTGTGGTGGAAGCGCTTCCATGTTGAAAGACGAGATTTGAGTGGGGTGGTGTTTAAAGTAAATTTTTCTCTGCCGTCGCTCCGTCGATACACTAAGTCTTCCAATTTCGGGACAGCGTTTTGATGATAAAACTTTATATTATCACCTAGTTCTTTCAATTCTTTATCTTCATCGATTTCTTGCCGAAGGGAACTCGTTTTGGTAAACAAGAAGATAAATGAAATTGTTGTTAGCAAAAGGCCAACAAGACGCATTGTTCTCTCGTTATTGACGAAAAATAGTTTCGTCCCATTAGAAACAGGAATTATGAGATCATATACGTGTAGAGTTTCAGATACATAAACTCTTGTTTAATCCTTTTCGAAATttctgatcttttttttttcataccaaATTATAAACCAAAATATGAGGCGTTTGGCCTGAATGCCCTTACCACACACATGATTTTGATCTTTATATATGATAAccccttttgtttttgcacTTATTAATGTCTATACTGTTACAGGAAAGGCACAGAAACCTCGAAAGTCTTACTAGTGTCCATAGTATATTTGCACGCTTGAAGGGGCTCGCTGTTACAGGTGTAATTGAGAATAACTGAAAAACCGTTTGTTCGACCACGCTTCGCCATTATCACACCCTTCattgatattttgttttctggCTCTTGATATTTTCTTCTGACCCTATTTCGGCAGAAAAATGTAATCCACTTAGCACGAAAATGCAAGAATTATCTTTTATCAAtggtaaaaaaggaaaaatccaATTCAAGAACTGGGACAGAAAGGGAAAGGGAATTTTCTTCAATGCTTTCGTTCCTTAGCTCCTTTTAACTAAGATCATCCTGTAAACTTCCTCTAGGGTGACCTCTTTTAAGTTATCTCTTGATCATTTTGCAATAGTCAGTCAGGTTGGAGAAATGAGCCGCCTGGTCAGTTGATTCTATAGATTTGCCAAAACAGGGAACTAGAAATAATAGATGAGATTCGGTTTCATgaattgaaaaattttattaCTTGAGACAAAAAGCATTCGGCCACTCGAGGTGATGGGTAATATATTCAAAGATCCCGGACAGATTTAGGACAGATGTAAGAAAAAGCTTGATTAAAGCGAGGGGCTTATATATACTATGTAGCCAAATTTACTAGATCTGAAAActggcaatttttatttttactgagAAAAGAAACAACATTTGGAATGGAGTTCAAAACCGACAGGCTCAATCTAGATATGAAACGCCGCTGGACTGAGGATATATAGTGAAAGGCGATTCTTCTCACTATTGAGTCGAACCTGCTTTTACACATGCGCATTGCTCTCACTGCATGTGCTTTCCATCTttgtacagttttttttttatttctaactTTTTGGCTAGGCGTGTGTTTGCAAATTCGGACGACATTGAACTGTAGCGATTGGCAGTAGCCAACAGCCTGCATTTGTAAGTGAAGTGCAGTGGCTCATCGATGTAGACGTATTTGCTGATAAGTCTTTATTATTAGCGAATAATTTTGGTCCCGCGAGTGTAAAACAGAACCTGAGCATAACGAATCCTGTCGCTGACAGGAGAAAAATACAGGGTGATTCACATTTTCAGTTCTAAATATGAGAAATTATTCCAACCTAGTGATCCTAATATTATAAGTAAGGTGTTAGGTTAACGTTTTTGCCACAATGTTTGCTTGTACAGAAGCCTCTCAAATATGCTTGGATAGCAAATTTATGTTTTTGCAGTGATATTGCAATAGTAATTCAGTTCTGTCAATTTATGACTTTTTGGTTTTGTAATTCAACTTTTTTTAACTGGGTGCTGTCATTTTTAGTagcgtttttttgttttaacactTTTCTCGTTATGTCCCTTTTCTTTCCCTATCTCTGCCGTACAGGTAGATTTGTCCTCTGCATATTGCTCACTGATAGTTTTCTCATTGATACTCTATGCTGAATCAACGTCGTTTCGGCCTCACGGTTGAATGTTTACTCGACGACGCATTTCCATTCGGTCTCCACAAAAACAAAGTTCCGACAACTTGGTCAGAAATCGAGCTCTGCTGAGTAGGAGTTTGGCAAGGCCAGTTGACATAACTTGGATCGCAGGGATACCACGAATTGGGAGACCACGAATTGGGAGACCAAGCCATACCAGAGGGATCACCAGTATTGTACGTGACATCGAAACGCTTGGATCCATGTTCTGCGCTTTTCATTTTGCCTGAATTTATTTTGAGTGGAGGACTGGGACCGTTAGGCTTTCCAAGGAAAGGAAGGAGTTGAGATGGATTTAATTTATTGTGTGTCTTTTCTAACCCGGGGCTGTTGCCCACGGCGTCATTGAAGAGCATCCAATTGTTTCGGCCGCAACTCCCACAATCTAAATGTATAAATAAGAATAAGAAAACTTTGAGTTTCAAATTTGTTGCGTATGCTCTGGCTTCTAGAAAACAGTTGACTTAGTAGGCCTCCACTTTGTACCCAACAGCCGCAAAAGTTGCCTCGTGTTCTCTACCAAACTTCAATAAATCGATTATGCTGTCTTGACAAATTCTAATCAATAAACATAGTAATAAAGTTGCCCTTCATGAAAATTATCTGTGCAGGTTTCATATGAAGGCGGCTGAAGGTACCTTTTGAGAAATTCGGTATGAATGGGTGCTTTTCCGATTCGTAGCGAAGATTCAGGTATCTTACAGACTTTTCAAGACTGTACAATTTAAATATCTTAAGGGAAAAGATTGGTTGTGACGTCATGTTGGCTTTATCAGTGGTATTTAACTATGGAAGGGCGGTAATGTTTGTGATCCAGATATTCCTTGGGGACGTTTAATTCTCCATTTGTTTCACCAAATGAACATAGCCGCTGATCACATGTTGATAACCTATTTTACTTACAATTACATCCATCATTGTTACATCCACAACAGCACCCCGGTGCCCTGAAGGGGTAGCCCATGCCGTAGCGATGATATCCAAAGCGACGCCAGTGCCCCATCCCACCACGTGGGAAATGTGGTCCATACTCTGGATACAGCGGTCCTGGTCTCCAGCCCCAAGGACTTGAAGACTCGTCCATTGGATCGGCGAGTTCTGGATAACAGTCATCCAGGGAACCCATCAGGCATCTTTTCCTACTGTCGGCGATTTTATTCTCTTGACTCTTCTTTCGAACTGAAGTTCTTCTGTTGAAGTTATTTTCTTGGTCttctttaaaatcattttcattaTCACTCATTTCAGATGTCAGGATGTCCCGACGCATTCGATGTTGTGTTTGGTCAGTCGGGACAAGTCCTCTGTGTCTAACCCTTGAGTGGCTTTCTGTTTGGTGCAAAAGTATTGCTACCACACCAAGCCAGCATATAACAAGCTTGAGCGAGGAAAAGGACGAGTCTGGCATATTGTTACCCTGCCTTGGAGTTGGAAAAGATTCTCTAATTGTGCTCGGAATTAAGTGctgtaactttcttttattGAGGTCAGAATTGCAAATTAATTATCAGGAAACAGATTCCTTCACAATCAGCCATGCACTTCTTCATTAACAATGTACGGCtttatgaattttcattcacggAGTACCTCGAGTCAAGCGCCCCTCATTATTCTTCAAGTGCCTTTTCAATTCACAATTAGATTCTTGAAACGAAACATCCCGTGGCAAAAAATACATTTTGGTCGAAACTTCATTTTAATCTTTGAATTCACAATCCCAAGTAAACAATAAGTTGCTTGTGGTGGTACTATGTATACTAATGAAGACGTTTAGACGACACCCACCGGTGATgtaattgaataaaaaaaaatttgtaagcGTCGTCCTTGGTGAATTGTAGTAGAAGTTTTCGCCACAATGTTTGCACGGGCACAAGTCACCAAAATGTTTGGATGCCAAACAAAGAAATGCAGTGACGTTGTAATAATAATGTAGTTCAGATCTATTGATGATTGCTTTGTTTAGTCTATCTAGTGATGTTTACCTGCGTTTTTACTCTTTTGCTGCTTATGTCCGTTTTATTTCCcatatgaaattttttttcctctgggAAGTTATTTCTGAAATGGCAGAAATCTAAGGCAAAAACGATTGGTGCAAGGAATAGCATGCCGCTCTTGAAAAAGCGCTTAGGGTAATTCTTTGCTTGAATTATTTCATCCAAAAAAGATACGCGTTTGTGTAAGTAGTGGCCCAGTACATGCCGACAATTTAGCTTTTgcagttcaaaaaaaaaaaaacagttcaagTGAAATCCAGTTCAGCACATCGTAGAAAACTATTGGAACTTCCAAGGACATCCATTGATATTATCATAAGTTCAGGCGGGAAACATGGAGTAAAAATTTGAATGCTAGCCGGTTAATAAAATCTGAAGCTTCCAAGGTAGTTTACATGCTTTCCACTTAAATTAACAATTCAAGAGAGACTACACATGGTTAGGAACCCAACTGGGTGCAACTGCATGGCCAGTAATAAAGCGCGGTAGTGTTTAATTTGAGGTTAACGAAGATAATTTGGGTTTGCCTGCAAACCGTAACGACTTCCAAATTCAATCAACGGAAGATATTTTTTATCTGTAATAATGTTGTAGCTAAGGAAATTTACTGAGCACTGGATCTTGCACCGTTATTTTATGAGATATATTTATTGATATGTGAACAGTGCGGACAAATATTGTATCTTGCTTTTATTGAGATGCTCTTTTCTCCTTTAAATGCCACATTGTAGCTATAGCTTTATATTACACAATGACTTCGACTTCCTTACTTTATGACTAACATTTACAATTCTTGGTGACGTTTTTTTAGTTCGTTAGCAACTTAGGTTACAAGGGACCTTGTATCTTTACCTGTGTCATTTGATTTTTGTCGCAAGCATTTCAACAGCATGAAGAATTCAGTGAAATTTATTGTCATTGACATGGACAACCATTCCACGTCTGCTCACTTGACAAGGTATTAtgaaatggtctattcattTTCCAAATAACTATTAAGCAACCCATACAATGCTGATGCATTAAGGCCTGGTACGTCACTTTAGATTGGTTAACTTGTCTTTTATCTTGTTTCCTGAGTTTGATCAACTAGTCCACTCAATAGAGACAAATCTATTGTCGAGATGGAGGGCTTTGAATCGCATTCTACAGCGCGGCATTAATTCCATGACTAATTCTGGGAAAGTCTCGCCACGTTTACAAGTGATTTCAAACTTTGTCCATATATGGAAGTATTTCTGTGATAAACTGTCCGGAGCAGTTTTTAAAACCTAGGGCGTTTCTTTATTAATGGTCGAGTTAGTTTCAGTGGTGCTTGAAATGGACGCACTGTCATCGGTTGATCGTTTTGTGGTTTTCTTGTGCTTCCTTTGTCCTCGGCTGGTTTCTCTTCTTCGCCATTCTTATTGCAACCTGTGGCGAAAAAAATCGAAGTTCTTAGAACAACACTTAAACAATGAGCTCGTGAAAAGGAGAACGCGTGGTTTCAAAGAGCTGGTTTTACTTTTATGGCTCTTTGTTAAAAGTCTATTAGAAAGGCTCAATTCAACTCTTATTGTTTTGACTCCATTGCCAACTTAAGAGGCAATGGAACGAAATTAAAATACCGGTGCTATTTTGCATCAGCTGATTAATATTTTCTGTAATTTTCATTATAATTACAAAAAAGGGgcatttattttcacttttgccTTCCGTCCACTTTTAGTTTGGGTTATCCTTCGTTCTTTCAGAAAGTGTTTCAAATGCTGTCTTTTGTTTAGCCCTTTAGTCGCGGTTTCAGTCATGTTTAAACTGCCGTATGTTAGTTGTTTGTATGTACTTACAGCAACACATCATTGGAAATCCACAGCAGCCACCCCCGCACCCACCACAACCCCCGCAGCAGCCTCCCCCGCAACCACCACAACCACCACAACCACCACAACCACCACAACCACCGCATCCACCATATCCAAGTCCAGCTCCAAGCATGGGAAGCCCCGCTCCAAACCCTCCTAGGCCATACGGGCCACCATAGCCCCCGCATCCTCCGCATCCTCCACATCCTCCGCATCCCAGACCAGGCCAGAATCCTCCAAATCCACCTCCATAAGGCAGAGTGTATGGCCCGTTGCAACCGATTACTTCATAGTCACAAGGCAAAGGGCACAGACATCGCCGGCGGACCTTCTTCAATCTGTTGATACTGGGTGAGAATGGCGTTATTTCGAGGTTCCCTGGAGGGGTTACAAAATCCAATAATgcttttcctttctgtttcttTCCTCTTCTTGACGATACCTCTGGATCTGGGAGTTGAATGGCAGATATACTAAGCGGTCCTCGAATTCCTAATGTGTTTTTCCATTGTAACTCGCCCTCGTCATCGTCTCTACCAGAATCTTTGTTTGATTTCTCAGTGTTGTCATCCTTTTCTTCTTCTGATTCATTGCCACTGGAATCTTTAgccttttcaaagttttcagCCTCCTCAAGGGAATCTCGTTTTTCTCTTGCTCGTGGTTCTTCGTCGATGGAGCTACcatcttcttcgtcttctttttcATCGCCAGAATTCGCCAATTCTTCACCTACATCACTTTTCTCCTTTTGTTTTAGCATGACATCATCATCCGCTTCTTCTGTGAAAGGCTTCGCCCTTATCACGACTAATACAGAAACGAAAACTACAAATAACAGCACCAACTTCATCTTGGCTTGTTTTCGCTTAGTTTTCTTACAATCTAATCTTAAGTTACCTTTTAGATTAATATTCACGGTTTCAACACGTAATGTTATGTCATCGTTTTGTCTGGTTTAAGTGCCGTAAAAATCACCTGTTGAATGTCAACAAGCTTTTCCTCAAAGCCAGTGAGCAACCGACCGTGACATtttgaagttccttttcataCGCGAGACGTCATGCCAGTTCAAGACCACGAGGACCGTTATAGTAATAATCTGACAGGAGGAAACAGGCGATGAGGTCTTTGGCATCAAACTGGAATTCAATAAAGATGGTGAACGACTCGTTCCTCTTTTTTTAGAGAGGGGAATCAGTGCCAAAATTGttgtttcattaaaattttGTATGCAACGtcaaaaagaaagttttttgCTTGCTGGTGGATTGTTTACAAAATTCGAAGTGTGGAATAGGAACACAACAGAAATCATACGGCGCGTCATATCCCCAAATATAATAGAGCATTGTTCGAAAAACAACCGTCTGGTGTTGTTATATATATACCTTCAGTGATCAAGAAATCAAGGGTAATTGCttgttttgtatatttttagcTACCAAGCTAGCACACTGACCACATATGTGTGCTGCAGAAACTGAAGGTGAAAGGAGTATCAGAAATTAAAGAGATTCGTGAGGCAATGACCCTCCTGCGACTTCCAAAAACTAAGAGATTTACCGACAAAGTTATCGTGCGTTAAATTGTCACATTTCATGTCGATTAACAATAATCATCTAATGCAATCTTCAGTGGAAGAGTGGCATTCTCTCAATAATGCTGCATGCTAAAAATCGTAGTTTCGAAACTTTAATCCCTCGATGTTTAAAAGATGGtccaaaacagttttgaatgCAGGGTCTGGATTCCTAATTCCAAATTCCGAAGCTTCACAATGAAGAATATTCTAGATTTCAGAATCCAAACTACCTTGCTTTGTGAAGCTCGATTAAACAACAAGATGTGGAAGTTCCCTAAGCACTAAACTAGATCTAACCAAGGGTTATATGGGAAAATACGAGCAAGGAGGGCGaggaaaggaaggaaaaagatGTCTAAATTTATCTGCTAAAGACGACTACTCATGGATAAATGCCCACGTTTCAGAAGCAACGTTTTCATGGTCACTTCCATGGTGTTCGTTGCGACAAAGAGACTTGAAAACAGAGCAGTCAACCTTCATTATGGTCATGTCAAAAGGTCGGGCTGAAAGTTTCCTGGGCAAAACACAACAATTAAATTATGCATGAAAAACAAGTCAAATGTTcttttagttgaaaacacaagcAACTGTGTGACCTGACCAGGGCTTATCGACCAATAGTAGAGGCGACATTCGGTTATTGAACCATACAGGTATGACAACAATTGACTGCCACGTTAAAATGCTCTATTTGCTAATTTAGATTTTCACCTACTAATTTCTAGCCGCTTAGAAGCACATTTACGGGAGGGCTTCAAACTAAAATTGGAAGCTGCTAGCGTAGGCGTCTTCCACTGGGATGACTTTATTAACACCAAAGATAACTATTTTGGTTCTGTGCCTTTGTGTTTATGTCTATGGAATTAAGGGAAGACCAAACAGCAATTTGGATGATGAAACTGTAATGAATGACCAAAGGAACTTTGAGGAAACTGACCTTTTCAGAAGATCAAAAACGAGAGGTGGTGGAGAAGATAAAGGTATTCATGTTGtaaatgttgttgttgaaatgTGAAATTTTTAACCTTGTGCGCGGCTAATTTTCAGCAGCACAAACGCACTGTAATCCATAAAATGTTAGTCCGTGTTCCTCCTTACCGTACCaggagaaaaaataaatattgaatTGCCATACCTTTCCCATCCATCATCTTCACAGGAAATTTCTGATCAATTTATGCCTTTtatgttttttctccttgccTCTTTTTTGGGAAAAGTGGACAATATTGCACCTAAAGGACGGGAAGC
Protein-coding sequences here:
- the LOC136915066 gene encoding uncharacterized protein is translated as MPDSSFSSLKLVICWLGVVAILLHQTESHSRVRHRGLVPTDQTQHRMRRDILTSEMSDNENDFKEDQENNFNRRTSVRKKSQENKIADSRKRCLMGSLDDCYPELADPMDESSSPWGWRPGPLYPEYGPHFPRGGMGHWRRFGYHRYGMGYPFRAPGCCCGCNNDGCNYCGSCGRNNWMLFNDAVGNSPGLEKTHNKLNPSQLLPFLGKPNGPSPPLKINSGKMKSAEHGSKRFDVTYNTGDPSGMAWSPNSWSPNSWYPCDPSYVNWPCQTPTQQSSISDQVVGTLFLWRPNGNASSSKHSTVRPKRR
- the LOC136915063 gene encoding uncharacterized protein; the encoded protein is MRLVGLLLTTISFIFLFTKTSSLRQEIDEDKELKELGDNIKFYHQNAVPKLEDLVYRRSDGREKFTLNTTPLKSRLSTWKRFHHSMPFSYEYPHVTSSYHNRWWPITDHTLWPEYGWKDGFYCGHGCGTLAWNQNYPKFPWNHCACGHWCSCGGEEDGGGTPESKPPGPTQAPPTSSPSGETESSTQATAPTSAPTSAPTSQPVTTQAQTTPTSTAVTTNGQATGPSEGTQPTQEAKATTQASTTIASATTMKTSTGQTTKTAQTSPPTESSIPPTSARTPQQPTSGAPSSPKATTPASQNPLTSQAPSTQQTTMQQSLTSATQATTRPSRESTATQGTEAASQTTPTQPPTSPTTALTPSVGTTLPQRPASPAVENKPTSAPHGTMSTTGAPQTASTLSSTYGGTTRPSTVGTTSPKEATSPTHGSQSTQKTTGTSTQAPSTEPITATYKTGPTPPPTTQATGGSSSASQTSRAPLQTSPSQSPIPTDGVTLPQGTTSPTVGGQTTQGPIVFTEEQDVRRPKHPQGLKRQHNQSKGTNKLRLHKVLQQLRKNSQLQWRPRHH
- the LOC136915065 gene encoding uncharacterized protein; protein product: MKLVLLFVVFVSVLVVIRAKPFTEEADDDVMLKQKEKSDVGEELANSGDEKEDEEDGSSIDEEPRAREKRDSLEEAENFEKAKDSSGNESEEEKDDNTEKSNKDSGRDDDEGELQWKNTLGIRGPLSISAIQLPDPEVSSRRGKKQKGKALLDFVTPPGNLEITPFSPSINRLKKVRRRCLCPLPCDYEVIGCNGPYTLPYGGGFGGFWPGLGCGGCGGCGGCGGYGGPYGLGGFGAGLPMLGAGLGYGGCGGCGGCGGCGGCGGCGGGCCGGCGGCGGGCCGFPMMCCCCNKNGEEEKPAEDKGSTRKPQNDQPMTVRPFQAPLKLTRPLIKKRPRF